The following are from one region of the Dreissena polymorpha isolate Duluth1 chromosome 2, UMN_Dpol_1.0, whole genome shotgun sequence genome:
- the LOC127869910 gene encoding visual pigment-like receptor peropsin has protein sequence MAESRDHFVTYTMLLFTTGFLLPCIVIVFCYWNTWRFLWSVGEGGRHENAEWTHEKQIAKMCGVAISLFLVAWTPYAAVCLWSLFGDVSSIPSQILVVPSMFAKSSACYNPVVYALVNKRYRLAMKKLVGLKKSRRPSFVLHLYNFDQH, from the exons ATGGCAGAGAGCAGGGATCACTTCGTCACATACACCATGTTGTTGTTCACCACGGGATTTTTGTTACCATGTATCGTGATCGTGTTCTGCTATTGGAACACATGGAGGTTCCTCTGGTCTGTGGGGGAAGGGGGTCGTCACGAGAACGCCGAGTGGACCCACGAGAAGCAAATTGCAAAG ATGTGCGGTGTGGCCATCAGCCTTTTCCTCGTTGCCTGGACTCCGTATGCCGCCGTTTGTCTGTGGTCTCTGTTCGGGGACGTTTCCAGCATTCCGTCCCAGATACTCGTTGTGCCTTCGATGTTTGCCAAGTCCTCCGCATGCTACAATCCCGTCGTGTATGCGCTCGTCAACAAGCGTTATAGACTCGCGATGAAGAAACTCGTTGGGCTGAAGAAGTCACGGAGGCCTTCGTTTGTGTTACACCTGTACAACTTTGATCAACACTAG